In Oryza sativa Japonica Group chromosome 1, ASM3414082v1, the genomic stretch ACTTACTGTTTCCATAAATTTTGGGCATGTGAGATCTTTTCAAAAGTTTACTTTTAATGAAGAAACTGATCACTTCCCCACTTTTCCTGTCTTTCATGTCGTCCTATATAAAGGCACAACTTAAGCTGTCATCTATCACCAATTCATAGCTTCCAACATTTTCATTTCATTCGTAATCAGGTTTTCCACAGGGAGATGGCAATGAAGGTGTATGGGCTGCCAATGTCGACCAATGTAGCCCGCGTACTGGTGTGTTTGGAGGAAGCTGGGGAACAATATGAAGTTGTTCCGATTGATTTCTCAATTGCTGAGCACAAGAGCCCAGAGCATACTTCACGTAATGTAAGTTATTCTTACAACTTGttctctccattttttttccatcaaTTTTCATGGACAAAATAACTTCCATTTGTCTGAACTTTTGGATCAATCGACTATGTTGATTTTTCATGATTCcattctctctttttccccctcATACAGCCATTTGGTCAAGTCCCAGCTCTTCAGGATGGTGATTTAATTCTTTttggtgagatttttttttcttcccaccATGCAAAGTCTTTTTTTTcggagatgtttttttttcgcgaGGGAATGTTTTATTTCTTGCATTTACcaaaatagttatgaaaaaaattaataagatagatcaatTTATGATATCGCATATGTATCTATCAtcttatcaaaatattttttaaaaaaatattcataaCTATTAGATAACAATGCAAAGAAAGAAGACATTCCCTCGAGGGGAAAAAATGCTTTCACTACTTTTTTTTCGTTCTTGATTATTTTTAATCCATACAATTTTACACTGTTTCAACAGAGTCACGTGCAATTTCGAAGTACGTGCTTCGTAAGAACAACTCTGAACTCCTGAAGGAGCACAACCTTTCTGACGCTGCCAAGGTTGATGTGTGGCTGGAAGCTGAGTCACACCATTTCGATGAGCCCATGTCCGTGGTCATCTACCAATGCCTCATCCTCCCTGTGTATTTCGGTGGACAAACCGATGCGAAGGTTGTGGAAGAGAATCTGGAGAAGCTCAAGAAGACATTTCAGGTGTATGAAGAGCGTCTGTGCAAGTTCAGGTACTTAGCTGGAGACTTCCTGAGCCTTGCGGATCTGAGCCATTTCCCAACTGCGTACTACCTGCTGGCCACCCCTCATGCTGCTATGCTCGATGAGTTCCCTCTTGTGAAGGCTTGGATCGATGGCATGTTGGCCAGGCCGTCTGTCAAGAAGGTCATAGAGATGATGAAGGCAACtgcctagaaaaaaaataaatcgtgTTGCTTGTTGTGATGATCCTTGTGATCTCTCTAAAATGATGTTGTCTGAGAGGAAGTGATTGAATAAAAACATGGAGCAGGAATTATGTTTGGGCGGTTTGCTTCATAAGTACATGAATGTGTTGCTTTGTGAATCGAAACTCCATGGATTTAAGCTAAATAATTAGTTTAACAACTCAATTCCCCAATTCTAACATTCCCAGTGAATATGATGGCTGTTCGAAGGAGCATCTATTAATTGCACTTGTTTggatgttaaaaaaaaactattttagcAATCATACTATCTTGCCGTACTAAAGATTTATCTCCGCAATGATTTGTTTTCAATGGCGCTAGACCTAGTATTACCGTTGTTTTACAAGTGGTGGCATATGAGAGCAATCTTTGGTGTGCAGTCGGTGTCAAAGCGCTCCATGAACTTCTATTTAGGTCAGTTGGCTCAGCTGCTGACTTGCTGTGTTTTCTTGCACGGGTACTATATAAACAGGATAGCTTCGATTCTCGATGTACCTATATGGCACAATAAACCATGTGGCTTCATCTATTCTTTACCAAATCTTGTTTTATCATGGATGCTATCAAATTTAATACAATTGATAACCTTTTTACTTGCTGTCCAGTGGATCTTGGTGTGTGCTCGCTGTGTCCTTCCTCTGACATGAACAGAGCTGGTCTTATATGTAAATTGCATCAGACATACCTTTACCCTGTATCTCAAATTGCATCATGATGTTCATCACAGCAGCAGGATCCCAAATTGCATAAGACTTGTCTTTGACTCGGTGTAAATTCAACTTCTCTGCATTGTCTCAATTTGTACCCAAAAGCTTTTGTTCTATCTTCAGTGAGTCAAATTGCCTGTTCTTTCTGGTTAATGGATGAATGAATTAACCGGCACGATTCTTGAACTCCTAACCAGTactattttttgagaaaaactttctatatacgAATTTCTTATAATACTGTTTTAAATCCAATTTTCTACTTTATAGATTCATTTGTACCATCAAATAATTATCCCAAATCATTCATCTATTCAGCCATTCATTACAAAATAATTCATATAATTATCACAAAAGAACACACAAGCTCTTcatatttttcagtctttgtgAACCGTTCTCATCCAAAACGCCTGCATATTATTCCCACCTTTGCAATGGGGTGTTTTGAGTTGACAAAGGATTTGTGCGATCAGATTAGCAAGATGATAGCGAAGTACTGGTGGAGCAACCAGGAGAAGGACAATAAGATGCATTGGTTAAGTTGGAATAAATTGACATTGCCAAAAAATATGGGGGGCTTAGGTTTCAGGGACATTTACATCTTCAACCTAGCGATGCTAGCCAAGCAAGGATGGAGATTGATTCAGGACCCTGACTCTCTGTGCTCAAGGGTTCTTAGAGCTAAATACTTCCCTCTGGGGGACTGTTTCCGGCCAAAGCAGACATCAAATGTTTCCTATACTTGGAGAAGCATACAGAAGGGTCTCAGAGTGTTGCAAAATGGGATGATATGGAGGATGGGAGATGGATCGAAGATTAACATCTGGGCGGATCCCTGGATCCCGAGGGGATGGTCAAGGAAACCTATGACACCCAGAGGCGCTAACCTTGTGACAAAAGTGGAGGAACTGATTGACCCTTATACTGGAACTTGGGATGAAGATTTGCTGTCACAAACTTTTTGGGAAGAGGACGTCGCAGCTATTAAATCCATTCCTGTGCATGTTGAAATGGAGGATGTTTTGGCGTGGCACTTTGATGCGAGAGGATGCTTCACGGTCAAATCAGCTTACAAGGTGCAAAGGGAGATGGAGAGAAGAGCTAGCAGAAACGGATGCCCTGGGGTCTCAAATTGGGAGAGTGGGGATGATgatttttggaagaagctctgGAAACTGGGTGTTCCAGGAAAGATCAAACACTTCTTGTGGAGAATGTGCCACAACACGCTGGCGTTGCGTGCTAACCTGCAGCATCGAGGTATGGATGTCGATACTAGATGTGTGATGTGTGGCCGGTATAATGAAGATGCTGGACATCTTTTCTTTAAGTGCAAGCCAGTGAAGAAAGTTTGGCAAGCTTTAAACCTAGAAGAGTTGAGATCCATGCTAGAGCAGCAAACGTCAGGAAAGAATGTGTTACAATCAATTTACTGTCGCCCGGAAATTGAACGAACAAGTGCCATAGTTTGCCTTTGGCAGTGGTGGAAAGAGAGGAATGAAGTAAGAGAAGGAGGAATACCAAGGAGCCCAGCTGAGCTCTCACACCTGATTATGTCACAGGCAGGAGAGTTTGTTAGGATGAATGTAAAGGAAAAAAGCCCCAGAACAGGAGAGTGTGCAGTTTGGAGACGGCCACCCCTGAACTTTGTGAAAATCAACACCGACGGAGCATACAGTAGTAACATGAAGCAGGGAGGATGGGGTTTTGTGATCAGGGATCAGACTGGCGCAGTCCTTCAGGCAGGAGCTGGTCCGGCAGCTTATCTACAAGACGCCTTCCATGCTGAAGTTGTTGCCTGTGCTGCTGCAATCAAGACTGCGAGTGAAAGGGGTATGTCCAGAATTGAGCTAGAAACAGACTCAATGATGCTTCGGTATGCGATTCAGGATAATTCCTTTAACCTTTCATCCTTAGGAGGAGTGATTCTTGAGATTAAACATATAATTTTGAGCTGTTTTCATTCCTTCTCTGTTAGCTACTCGCCCCGGAGTTGTAATAAGGTGGCACATGAGCTTGCCGCGTATGGTTGTAATCTCCAGACCGTGTCTTCCTGGGCAGGCTGCCCGCCTGGTCTGGAACGGCTGGTATCCAGCGATTCTGCTGGTTTGGTAATATAAATCTCTCggtttccctcaaaaaaaaacgCCTGCATATTTCATTCCTCACTTTTCAGAGAAGCCACAACCACAAACCAGCAGCGTGAATAATGTTTATTACGGAGTAATCACTATTTCCATCAGCTGACAACTTTCGATACTGAATTACTGATACTCGTTCAGTCTCCTGCATACACATTACAGATAAGTACTGTAGTATTTTTGCATCTATGTCATTTCTCAATTACTCCTAGTGCCCTCCATTGCTGAGCGgtggaaccttttttttttttttagagaactcTGAGCGGCCAATCTATCCATCGTTGTCCTCTGCGCCAGATTTGGGTGCCACTCGACTTTTGGGTGGTGGATCTATCACGAACAGTAGTAACCTTCTGATTTGCCTTCCTTGAACCTCTGCCAGCTtcaacttaattatttgtttCTTTCCAAACCAGCCTCCCTATAGATCAGTAGCTGCAATAAAATTGTAAACATTAGCCATGTGAAAAGTATATCAGAAAATTTATCTTCATATGTAGCTTCATAATATTGTATAAATTTACAATATCCACCAACATAAAATTGTAGAAATTAATCAAAATTACTGGTACCAGGATGGCATGTATGTGTAAACAGTGTAATTTTCATTTCTATTATTTATACAAGCTCTAGTTGAATAATACAGGTTACCTCATAGCAGGTAGCACCGTGGTAGAGCAGATTCTTGACTGGAATTCATTCAACATGGCAAGGGAATACGCGATGCAGTGAGATCCAAACAACGAACAGTCTGAGGTTCACTTCAATCTGATTCTTGTCTGTGTTTTCCCACTGTTGTAGTTCATTGTTAGGAAAACCACATCGGAGGCCTATCAGCTGGTGCAGAACTCAAGTACATGATACTGATTTGAACAAAGTTTTGAAGTTTGAATTGGACCAGTTGAAACCTTTAACTCCAAATGGCTATAAGATTGAACCATTCAACGAGTTACCTTACTTTGGTTGATCTTTTCGCTATCTGTTAACATTCACTTCATAGTTTCATGTGCTACTTTTGACCTCATTATTCTCTAGCAATTCACCACGTCACACAGAGAGACCTGGCCGTGGTCCTCTCCACCAAGATTTCTCCATACTGTGCGGCATGCTAGCATTAGCAAGTCATGCACCCCCAATGGCCCTTCCAGTGAGATTTAGTGTACGGGTTGAATTTTCAGAAATCAGTTCAAACCATGGAACCAGTATGCCTCAGCACCCTTTTTCTTCCCAAAACCGGTAAGCAGGAGCTTTATTCATGAAATAGCACTACAGTCATCTCAGAGCGAACTCATGCTTCAAGGCACGTCAATGCTCATCCGGCACTGGGCCACAAACAACTGACAGATTAGCTTCCCTCTGAAACAAACCGAAACAAAAACCCAGCACATCCTCTCAGGTACAGGCAGCCCGCATGCTTGACAGTTAGCCTGCAAATATTTTAGCAAAATAACTAAATGCCCTGCTCCGAATACTCGAatagaataaaatatattatcataTTGCCTAACATAAATTAACCATATCTTTTCTATATGGAATATTCACCTTAATTTGATTTTATGTGTGGCTATCTATTTAGATTTTGTTGTTTCTTAATATTGAGAAGTTCAAGGATAACTTACAAAACTTACAATAAGAGTAGATGGGGTGGGAATAGATTGTTCTTGAGGCACCCATGAATAGATATGCATGGACGTAGTCTCTTGAAAAGAATAATGCAGTGTGCATTGGCCAATCAGACTGCCCCCTTCTGTAGAATATGACAGATCAGATTGATGGTACAGTGGCGATGACCAATGACAAAAGCATCAAACAGATATCTCTGGTACTACCTGTAGTATCTATAGAGCAGGCTGGCATAGTGTTATTTGCTAAAATGTTTCAGTGGCACCATACTAATTATGTGTCATATATTCCTCACTTGTGAAAGCTGACAAAAGCTGACAATATGCTGACTGGACACGATATAACTAGGAACTGGTAAAACAGAAATTTTCCTTGGTATGACACCTACTGCCTAGTGTCTGGCCCAAGGTACCAGGTCAATTTTCCACTTGCAGATTTTTGTCTATAACTGCCACTGAATTGCTATTTACATTATGGTCCTGCTTCACCAAAATATAGCCTACAAAGCCACCTATTTTCACTGAGGAAAATTGAACTCCGAAGTAAAGCATCACGATCTGCAGTAAGACCTTCCCATTTTTCAGGTGCAATTTTGTGGGACATCATCCAATGTCTCGCTGTAATTTTGTGATGCAGCTCTGCAGCGTGACCATTGGAAGTCATTATGCTGGTATCATCTTGGTTTCAACACATGACTCATATGGATTTCAAGTTTCCAACCACTATGGAAATAGTAGTGGTAACCACATAGCGAAGTTGTGTTCAAGTTGCTCAACAAGTTCCTTAGGTGTTACAAGGCATATGGTTAGCCTTCCCATTCAGCTAATCAAAAAGTCGCCATCATTCTTCATTCCTGGTGTACACACCAGAGCTGATGGATTAAGACAGCATGAAGTTATGTAATATAGGAAAAAGCAGAAAATCATGGTTAGCACTCCTAAATAGAGATGTAAGAAAACTAACTGAAATCTTCTTTATGCTATGCTAATTCATACTTTGGTAGTTTGGGCACATATGAAGAACTTGTCAAACATGTAGAGATGGCTGCCGAATTAAGCTGTCTTTATAAGTTTTGCTGATTCTTGGGCCTGCATATCAATAGACAACCACAGTAATGAGAAAAACAACTCAAGACTAGCACAATAACAACATTTAGAATAGGAAACACCGAAACAGCAATGTAAATTGCAAATTGCATACAGGCTAGTCATCTTATTATCataaaattctgaaattatgtTTTCATGTAAAATCACATAGGATAAATCAGAATTTCTTTTATTACAATGGAAATCTCTCACTTAGACAGCCACACCACAATAGTAGTGGCATATTTACAATTAGACATTTTAATGGAGTTTTCAAGTACAATGATTAAAATGATTAAACTTTCTAATATGCATGAGCAAAGGGAACAAAGCTAAAAAATGTTATACAAAGACAGCTTCTGCATCAATTTTTTTGCACACAAACACATGTGGTACGTGTGAACAGGTTGCGTTATCATGTCAGTTACACAAATTGCAGTAAAATTCAGAAGCACATAGTACGTGAGTAAGAAGGGCTCTACAACAACCACCTTACTCCAGTGGTGTTAGTAGCGTGGTGTACAGTACAGGGCCACAGGGGTACATCTGAATCCTCAGAACTTTCGCTAGTATGCCAATTACATAACCATATTGTATAAATATACTCAAACAGGAGTCAAGAGAAGCCAAtggaagaaaaaacaaaggcCATATTGTCATCCCACTGTGGCAATCCAACCATTGAGGCATCTGGCTATCACAGCCAGCTAACCGCATCAAGCCATCGAAAAGATCCCTAATTTCCCATCTATCCGTCATTCTGAAGCATGGAAAGGTTCAAAGGCAATGCACCTAACACCATGACACATGTAGCCCTGTATCAAGtgctacccccccccccccccccccaaacccaCCCCTTTCCTCTCCAAAAATAAAATAGAGTAAAATTCCTGGCTCTGCCACTTACTCACAAGCAAGTTGAGATACGCTGAAGATGAGACCCAAATCAAGCCACACAAACCCAAGGAAAGTATAATACTAATAATAAGAAGGGCTCTACTGCTGCAACGAAAATTGTGTGGTGATCATTTTTGAACTTCgtaattcaaaatttcaaatggtAACATTTCATAGGGTTGTAATTTAAAtcacatttttttctagtacGGCAGTCTAAATGAAATATATGTGAAAAAGTTAAGGTTAGATAGTTTACAATATAGGGAAAAAATGCACAACAGAACCAGCACTTCTGTGATACCATAACAGAAGGGGAACATGAATAATTCCTACTGGCATTGACACTGAGTTAGATAATCTAATAGATGCCAAAAGTACTGCAACAAACTTTTTATATCtcagtttttcttttatccTCTGACTTTCCAGTAAAAACAATTAGTACTTACTTTTCATATCCTTTACAAAGTCAGCTATAAGCTGCAGATATCCATTCCAGTTGATCTTCTTCATGAGATTCTGCCAATGGACCCAGCTCTTCATCAAACGATAACTTAGATGATGAGTGGTAACCTTCATCCTTCATGTGTTTAGCTAGCCTTCTCAGCTGTGCATTTATATTTTCTGCTTCAGGATGCTGCTGTTCGCCAACTACAAACACATGAACTCGGCTGTTAAGCTCAACCCAGCTACATCCAGGATCTTTGTTAACTCCTCGAAGTCTCATCAAATGCCTCACCCTTTCAACATCATTCCATTTTCTCTGGGAAGCATAGATGTTTGACAGCAATATATATGCTGAGGAATCTCCGGTACCTAACTCCATCAACCGTTCACCAGCATATGCTCCGACATCAAAATCTCGCAAAGAGCGACATGCTCCTAGTACTATACGCCACAAACATGTTCCGTGGTCAATAGTAATGGACTCTATGAAATCCTTTGCTTCCTTAAGCATCCCTGCTCGGCTAAGAATATCAACCATGCAAGCATAGTGATCCAGCCTAGGAGTTAAACCATAATCTTTTGTCATTAAACTAAAATATTCCCATCCTCTGTCAACTAGACCCATATGACTGCAAGCACACAATATATTAATGAATGTTATATTATCAGGTATAGTGCCCTCCATCTTCATTTCTTCAAAAAGATCCAGTGCACCATTGCCACACCCATTTTGTGAAAAACCAGAAATGATTGAGTTCCATGCAATAACATCCCTATCAGGAATCCTTCTGAAGACAGACATGCCATCTTCAAGGTTCCCACACTTTGAATACATCGTAGACAAGGCACTTCCAACAGGGGCCCCCAAACCTAACCCATATTTCACGATTTGCGTGTGCAATTGTTTCCCTGGTTCCAGTGCTGCAATGCCAGCACATGCTCTCAGACCACTAGCTATAGTCGATTTACTGGGGATGATACCTTCCTTGTCCATCCTGGCATACAATGTCAGGGCTTCCTCGTGCTCCCCATTCTGCACATGCCCAGAAACCATCGCTGTCCAAAGGACAATGTCAACCTCGTACAACTGATCAAACCCTTCTTTTGCGTCAGCAATACAACCACATTTTGCATACATGTCCACCAGTGCACTCTTCACATATATCTGAACCTCAAACCCAAGCTTCACCATCAAACCGTGGGCTTGCTTCCCTACTGCCAATGCTCCCAAATCACTACTTGCATTGAGAACCCCAACAAAAGTGAACTCTGTTGGTGTGAACCCAGCAGCATGCATCTGTGAGAACATACTAACTGCACTGTCTGCCTCACCATTTTGTGCATACCCAGTAATCATCGCCGACCAAGTGATCGAATTCCTCTCCCTCGATGACTCAAACACATGAAACGCAGCACCCATACACCCAGCCTTCGCATACATCGTGACAAGCGAGTTTTCCACAgatacaaaatccagcaacccATCCTTCACAATCAGTCCATGCATCTGCTCCCCCATCAGCAAACCCAATGGCACACTAACTGCGCTGAGAACTGCTGTGGCAACAAACTCGCTTTTCTCAGAAGGGCACTCTTCGAGCATTAGTCGGAAGAGATCGAATGCCTCCTCGGAGCATTTCTCTGCAGCATAACCTGCCACCATGGTGGACCAGGAAAATGAGTTGCGCTGaggcattccgtcgaacactCTGCGAGCATCAGAAACAATGCCCAGCTTACAGTACATGTTGAGCAGGCTGGTGCACACGTACACATTGGATACGGCAGAGGGGATCTTGCAAGCGAGAGCGTGGGCCGCGGTGCCGGCGGGCGCGGAGgccgcacgggcggcggcggtgaaggcggcAGCGAAGGAATGGGGCGACGGAaggacggtggaggaggagagcatGGAGCGGAAGCGGGAGAGCGCGTCGAGCGGGCGGTGGCCGGAGAGCGGGTTGAGGAGGGAGTTCCAGGAGGTGACGTcgcgggcggcgggagggaTATCGTCGAACaccgcgaaggcggcggcgaggaggggccGGGGGAGCGAGGAGTAGAAGTTGATGAGGGAGTTGGCGACGGGCGcgtgggaggcggcgccggactTGAGCGCCCAGGCGTGGAGGGCCTCGCCGTGGCGAGGGCAGGAGGCGcgccggcggaggagctcgATGAACTGCGTGTGCGACATTCGCCGCGCCGACGAGGGCGCCGCGGCTGCCATGCTGGACGCGGCGGAAGAAAATTACgcagttttttgttttttatcgACTCGCAACAGACAATGCTACATATTGACAGagcattaaaaaaattacaatattACAACCTTGTAAGCTcgtaatcagaaaaaaaaaataatctccaCCTACACACTGACAGCTCCAATACATAGACCCAGGAGAAAGCTAGTATCAgaccgaccgccgctagaccaacaaaaGACTATAGTCGGGATCGTCCAAAACTAACACAGAACTGTACTCTATTTACAACTTTAGGATTAAGGGAAAGAGtgtaaaaaagaagataaaaccgTTCTCCCTCTAGACCATTCGACATGGTCAACTTATAAGTTAGGGCGTCATATACttggccaaacgggcggcacggcccgttaaGGCACGGCTCCTGTAACAGGCCGTGCCGTGCTCGTGCCGGCCCACATGCTAAGGCCTCGGCCTAAGCACGGCTCAGGAAGACCACGGGCACGGCACGAGCCCAAATATAACACACGGGCCGGTGTAGGCCCATTAGCACGTTTGGCCCACAAAATTTGAATATGAGACCGAAAACTAAAtaaaaaatgtgaaaaaaaaatatgaaaaaggaaaattaaagggaaaaaaggaaaatatgtgaaaatattagaaaaatgACGAAAAGTAGTGggaaatagaaaataatatatggAAAAATTGggagaaaatgagaaaaaatcGGAGAAAATAgacaaaatatatgaaaaaaatagggAAAATTTTGGTGGGCCAACGGGTCGTGCTCGTACTTGAGCTGTGCCGGCCCATGGGCTTAGACATCagccaagcacggcacggcccacgAGCGGGTGTGCCGTGTCGTGCCTGGGCTGGCTACAGTGGTGTCGTGCCTAGATCGGCTGCAGTGGTGCCGTGCTCGGGTCGGCACGCCTTggcccggcccatttggccagcaCTATAGCACCGACACAAGAGGACCGGAATTTACAGCTAGCTTGCTCCAGTTGTCTAGGAAGTTTCGGCGAGGGGTTACCTAGACGACGTCTCCAGAGAGTGGATCAACAgaagcatcgccgccgccgtccatcgcgGTCTCAAATGAGAACCGAGACTGGGTTTCACCTGGCAGACGTCATAGGGATGTTGGGACGACACGACAACTCCCTCAAGAGGGAATCCGACGCTCGAAAACGCCTCCGTTGCCAGCCCAGCCAAGATCGGGCTAAGTTTTCACCCATAGTAGTAAAGAAAATTTATCTATTTgaactttcaaattttaataTGAAATATTATGGGAAATGTAAATCGAAAGTGCAGTTTCGTCTTACGGCACGACGCCCGCTAAAATCGTCCGATGAAAGTATCACATACGCGGGTACGTAGTACTAAATTTATCTCCACGTTTTTGATCTTAGAGTCAAATGTGAGTTTTCGTAACTATGTAGTACTagtatatttaaaatttttggtgACTTATATATTTCAAaccatatattattttttaaggtCTGTTCTACTcaaaatatatgataaaatgagtaaactattgaaatatttaaaaataatttagtcaAATGGTAGAAATAACTAAGCTCTATAGTGGAAGTAACTTTTTATAACATTAGAAGtaattacatatatgtgttaaaAGAAATATC encodes the following:
- the LOC4325437 gene encoding glutathione S-transferase 1; the protein is MAMKVYGLPMSTNVARVLVCLEEAGEQYEVVPIDFSIAEHKSPEHTSRNPFGQVPALQDGDLILFESRAISKYVLRKNNSELLKEHNLSDAAKVDVWLEAESHHFDEPMSVVIYQCLILPVYFGGQTDAKVVEENLEKLKKTFQVYEERLCKFRYLAGDFLSLADLSHFPTAYYLLATPHAAMLDEFPLVKAWIDGMLARPSVKKVIEMMKATA
- the LOC4325438 gene encoding pentatricopeptide repeat-containing protein At2g33680; this translates as MAAAAPSSARRMSHTQFIELLRRRASCPRHGEALHAWALKSGAASHAPVANSLINFYSSLPRPLLAAAFAVFDDIPPAARDVTSWNSLLNPLSGHRPLDALSRFRSMLSSSTVLPSPHSFAAAFTAAARAASAPAGTAAHALACKIPSAVSNVYVCTSLLNMYCKLGIVSDARRVFDGMPQRNSFSWSTMVAGYAAEKCSEEAFDLFRLMLEECPSEKSEFVATAVLSAVSVPLGLLMGEQMHGLIVKDGLLDFVSVENSLVTMYAKAGCMGAAFHVFESSRERNSITWSAMITGYAQNGEADSAVSMFSQMHAAGFTPTEFTFVGVLNASSDLGALAVGKQAHGLMVKLGFEVQIYVKSALVDMYAKCGCIADAKEGFDQLYEVDIVLWTAMVSGHVQNGEHEEALTLYARMDKEGIIPSKSTIASGLRACAGIAALEPGKQLHTQIVKYGLGLGAPVGSALSTMYSKCGNLEDGMSVFRRIPDRDVIAWNSIISGFSQNGCGNGALDLFEEMKMEGTIPDNITFINILCACSHMGLVDRGWEYFSLMTKDYGLTPRLDHYACMVDILSRAGMLKEAKDFIESITIDHGTCLWRIVLGACRSLRDFDVGAYAGERLMELGTGDSSAYILLSNIYASQRKWNDVERVRHLMRLRGVNKDPGCSWVELNSRVHVFVVGEQQHPEAENINAQLRRLAKHMKDEGYHSSSKLSFDEELGPLAESHEEDQLEWISAAYS